actcgaaAGATGGTCAAGTAGACTATGCGAATGTTAGCGAATATAGTGAGTGAACTAAAAAAATACCCCTCCATGTCTCTACTATATACTTATATAGTGGTCAAAAAATACAGTGGTCAAGAAGACCAATGCAACAGGTGCCTGGGGCAAGCAGCAAACTTCCATGTCTCTACTAGCATCAAATGAGGTTATGAAAAATGTGAAAATATTGTTTAACTCTTACCAAGAAACAAATAACAAAAACCAAAGACTAGATTTTCCCGAAACTTCCACACCAAATACTAGAATTGATGGCAACAACAAAAAGTAGCCATATTTCCCGCAATTTgaattatacacccgggtgcacagtgctcatGGTGCACCCTGAAGAACATTTGTTGAGTATCTAAAGAACATGaagaatgatttcaatgtacataTACAAATGAAATATTTGCAATATATGTActatggatttgaactatatgttcatttagtATATGTTCTATGAATATGAATGATATGTTCTTtgcatttgaactatatgttcttttaaaaatagggtgcacagtgagcattgtgcacccgggtgtataaatcatattttgatattttctattgtttttattttcaaCTCACACTTTTTACgtcatcaaattcaaatttctatttctatttctatttacttatcaaacaaaccaaacctGCAATCCTAATCAAGTAAGAAAACAGTTCAATCGAACAAACAAAAGAGAGAAATTCGAACCCATGAATGTAACAGCAATTAAGAATATCAATGAAATGTTGATGCCAGCTAGAGCAAGGTCAAGATAACCCGATAAGTAAGCTCAACTTGTCAGTTGTTAAGTAGAACCACAACGTTCACAACCTTCATTCATACTCAGTCACATTCAAGCAATAAATACTGCCCGCTAAATCAACAGTAAAAGGTCATTGACAATTCACATAGGTTCCTAGAGAAACAGAGTGGGGCTTGTTCTTAATTAGGGGGAGGGGGAGGGCGAAAGGAAACAACAAACAGACCAAATGGTCATACGCTAGTACTATTAAGAGATAACATCAACTTCTGCTTCAACATCTATCCATGTCTGTGCACTTTACACTTTAACATTAACATGGACACTTCAAAACAGCATTTACCAGAACATGCAGCAAATGGCCAACTAAGAAGCCAAGAAAGGTACACATTTTGACTacttttttcaattcaaaaagaGATAGATCACACATTCATCAAGTAGAGGGGCACGAGTTTAACTGGAGGATCGCAGATGGAACATAATTAAACAACACCGTATATATGTGCAACAAAATAAGTATGAGATTTCGGCTACTTTGAGCAAACTAATGAGATGTTTCAAGACTAAGATCAGCACAGCACAGCACAGCACAGCACTCAGTAAAGGCCACTTGAAAGTTCTAGTCAATAATCACAAGCCTCCTTCATGCTCGCATGGATAGCAATGTAGAATTTCTTTTTACAAAATCACAAACCTCCATTGCTTGATCACAACATACTAATTATTGATCTGGGTAAAAGGTCACTACAACTTCAATCTAGCCTAAAAAAGGTCACTACAACTTCAACCAGCTGGTTACATACCAAGTATGATTCTAGAAAAATGTTTAAAATACCTATTGAATCAAAAGCACAACCAAGTCAGAGGACAAAGAACTCAAAATTTGAGACACAAACCATTGAATCAAAAGCTCACAGGAATTGTCATTCATTCCAATGGACAAAAGCCAAAAACTATAGTCGCCCTTCTCATTACAAAAGCTTCAGTTTGCGCAGATgcaaaaggggaaaaaaatgtCATCAATATTTACAGCATAGTAAATGTACATTGCAAGTCAAGGGAGATGCCTATCATATCCCAAGCTACAATGGAGCACACCAGCACTAATATGCTTTATCTCCTCTATTCAATATTTTtgaatttcttttttcttttatttttccttttttaatcaAGGAGTCACACTAGTTCAGTACTATATCAAGTATCATTGACATACATAATTGTTGTTCATCGTGAATATATGAACAATGTACAACCAAATCTCCGCGATAAGGCTGAAACCGTAAAAAGGAGGTTATTCAAGCCAATCCATAAGCTAAAAACACACAACTAGCTAGACGAGTATCCTTTTCGTAGCAATATACCTGGATCATAATTCACAAGCAACACTCTGGGCACCGAATCAAACCGTTTTCGTTGCACTCCAAGCATCTCTTGATGACCCCTTCATCCTCATCAAATAACTTCCTACTTCCACTACAGTTGGAGCATGGCAAGAACCTTACATCACCACAAGAATCACAAACGAACCGTCTATCCCTTGTTGGCAATGCCTGAAGAATCTTCCGAAGTTCACCAGTCTCATTCCACTGTCTGATCAAATCAACCCCACCCACATACTTACCCTTAATGAAAACCTGTGGCAAACTCACATTCTTCTCCCCCAACAACCCTTGCACCTCCTTTCTGTAAGCAGCATCCATCGAAACATCTCGTTCATCGACAAACACCTTATACGCTCGGAAAATCATCCGGACAGCATCACAGTCCTCACGAGTTCTCCTTATCCCCCTCAAACTAGTGAAATATACCACAACTCTGTCCTCAGTGCCGGGAAATCGAATTGTCGAAACATCTAGAATCGACCAGGAATCCTTGAAATCTGTACTAAATGATTTCGCAGGTCTCAATCTCGCCAAATGATGATTATGTGCTGATTCTTCAATCTTTTGGGAAAAGTTgctatttttatttattgatttttggGACTCAAACATATTCCGAAGATGTCTAACCTTTCCTTTCAAAGATGAACCAGCTGAATCAAAGGTGTTATTGTACCATTTCTTCATCGACTCCGCGTTGCGATCCACGACCGCCGAAGCGGCCGACGAAACGTATCCTTTCTTCGAGGAGTTGGCTGCGGTGGTGTGGATTGTCATTGACCGATTAAACAGAGAAATCTTCGACGTAATCGGAGGCTTGCTAGTCGACAACCCGCGATTTTCTTCCAAACTCGCCATAATTTTTTGGGTTTTCCTTCAATTCTGCCTAAATTCGATGAAATCGGAACAAATTAGGCAATCAGAAGGGTCAGTGATTGCTTAATTAGGGTTTGGAGTGTGGAAATGATAATCTAGGGTTTGAAAATGGAGAAATTgggaaaaaatcaagaaaatgggagaaataaaaattggaggaaaataaaaataaaaattggacAATCAAAGAAGATAATGAAATCGATGATTGAGATTAGTGGAATTTTCTGGAAGTAGGATTTTTTtggtttaggagagagaaaatggaaagAATGATAAAAGAAGAGCTGCCTTTGAAGGAAAGGAAACggaagaagaagaacaaaaaaaacaagAGACAGTTGAGACTTGAGACAAATTTAGTAGAGAGAAAAGGGAAGAAAAATGCtttattctttaaaaaaaaaaaaaaaaaaaaaaaacaaatttgtatttttaaaaaattaaaaatggaGTACTGTTGGCAATAAACGACAACATGATTAACACGAGACCGAGGAGAGAGAGATTAGTGTCAACGACGACGCGGTTCCAATTTTTTGTATGCAATTTACTAATTCTTCATGAATGTGTGCTAAATTCGTCATGATTACACGCAGTATAGCGGCAGAATTAGAAATTTAAGTGAAGGTGTTATCGGATCACAATGGAATATATTACGTTTGTCTTAAAAATAATACTTCGGctagattttattttattttattttaaaagttGAAGTATGATTCTTTCGAGTTTCGTAAGGTTTACTCGAAAATGTAGAAATATAAATCAAGGGTGTGAATATTTTGCACTTATAATAAGAGAAAGATAGAGATTAAGAGATTATTAAATATTACGTAGTATAAAGTTCCACAATGTATATtgtaatattataaataaaaaatgatcAAAGATTGTCattaagaaaataaagtaaaagaGTAGAAAAACATGAAAGTTGTCTTATATACTTTAAACATTGCAAAATTAAGTATTTATGAATTAAACCTAAATCAAGGAAGTAAACAAAAGTGTTGTTAAGATTCGAACCTTGGAGGTATCAGTTCTTGACCAACCTCATATAAACTAATTGGGCTACACAAAACTACTACTCTTTATAtgaaaaatttaaatttaaccCGAATCAAGGGGGAGGCCATGACCCCCACCAGCCTCCCCTTAGTTTAGCCCCTGGCGGATGTTaattttttaggaaaatttgtaaaaaataaataaattagaacGACATTATTGAAAAAAGATTGTAAGAAAGGATCAAAAATGAAATTGCGTTGTGAGATGGATGGGATAGGATGGGATAGGATGGGATGGGATGGGGTGTTAACTAAGGGGGAATCCCTCATGAGCCTTTTCGGCGTGCGTTTGGCTTATGGGGGGACATTTTCCAGCCTATGAACAACTATTTCGGTGTTGACCGGACTCGCAACGGTCGAGTATGACAAGCGATTTTCGCGTCGCTGACGAACGCCACTtaatcaaacaatatttatagaCACTTAAACAAACTCACTGTATTGACTATAAAGACAAGTAATGGGATCGTACCAAGAGAATGGATGTTTTGGCTTTTCAAACTAATTGGATTCACAAGTTAATGAAATCAAAAATGAAATATGCACAAAGAAAAGCTCTGAAGGTGTTGGGATTTCACCTTGGAAATTGATTAGGAGTTTCAGGAAGGCTAAATGATTATGGCATGTAATGACTAAACAAATGAATGCATTGACCAAGATATATATGGCTTCGAATACCTTTCGTTTTCAAGCACTTCTCGACTAATCCTAATCTAGTTTTCGCTACAGTCAAGATTTGAAGAGGGACTCAAGAATGAACAAGCAAGTTAATGCAAGCCACGGATCATAAATTTTGTGCCAATTCGAGATTAAACACTCCAATATCCTAGAAAATTAGGTTAGCTAATTCTAAACTAACTAGCCATGGAATCAAACATCATTTAATCTATTTCATCACATCATCAATCACGATTATCTTTCAAAAATCccaattcaacattcaaagcTTCAACGCTAACCTCTAGATTATGAACTACTCACTAAGAATGATTAAAATTAGGATAAAACTAGCATAAAACCTAATTATGAAGCTAATTGAAGCAATTTAAACAAAATCAGCCAACGTACgtaaccaaaatcaaacatgaaaaatAACCCCAAAAATTTAACCAAAATTCAATCTACAAAATTAATCCAAAACTCAATCAACAAGATCAAGTATAAACTAAACTAACAaccaattaaataatcaaaGAATTAATTAAAGAGAAGGTTAGAAGAATTACACCAAAATTGCTTGaaatgaaaatttcaaattgatgaacttgaagaaaaaaatTCTGAAAAAAAGGAAGAATTAAGCTACAAATTTGAGGAAGATAAACtgaaatttaatgtttaatttgtgAGAATCTAAGGTAAATCTAATCCTAacctatactatgctaaatgtgTTGATATTCATTGTCGATATTGCTCTATTTTATTGCCCCAACCAATCTCCTCTACGCGCAAACTGATCTGCGAGCTTTACACTGATGTTGCGAACTCCTGTGTGCCCACTCGATCAAGAGACGGTTGTGTGCGTGCACAGACCCTGCGATGCGTGCCCATAGAATTCAGCTGCGTGCTCACCCATTTCTTTGCACATTCTGCCTGATTTTGCTGTTATTGTGCACGTGGACAAGGTGAGCCGTGCGCGCGCATGACTGTTGCGCACGTAGCTAATGTTTTCTCGTGCTACGGGGCAGTTTTGTTTTGTTGGTTGCGTGGTTGTTGGGTAGTTCTAAGGTGCTTTTAATTTATGCCTTGTCTCATGGCTAGTCTATGGGGTTGttggtgtaggggaatacagttaaacataataacatgtgcggaacaatccccaaagccaggaaacatgtataaagcacagattaagtaaacttacattcgaagcgtgttttccacaataatctgtcaacgaacacgaacaaagaactccacttgtcgttcctctacttggttcaccgacacgatcagatccgtcttgataatcgtagcttagacaattgatcaagatacttttcttttgggaagaactcactttggaggcacagagagaattagggttctctgtgtctctagggtttgagtaatatgaattgtgctaagttggaaatttggttgtaaggttatattcataaccttactaaccgaccaagctaagaagcaaggccggaTAGCAAGCCGTGCAAGCCAAGCAACACGGAcggcacgcccgcgcccagcgacacactgcaggccgaagcccacagcgcgtgcgccgagcagctgggccgtgggccttgctcgctcgtcgctgctgtgcgctattgcgtgctgttgcgtgctcgcgcccaatgggctggccttgctcgcgagcttgctcgctcgttgggccttgcacgcttacgtgcttggctcgacgggccggcaactccgatgcccttcgtattcgcgatttaatatatttccgatatattatttatcgtttcgtatacgacgaatcaccgtcgtacgatacgactTATTCGtatcgcccagcttacgaatattcgcgatacgaaaTACGATTCcaacaaaggtcgtatcgtataatacgtttccaactaattcccgaaatgctattaaatgaatttccgattcatttaatccggtgatctattacgtgtcattggtgtgacctggtgtagacacctacttttgtccccattcccgcaagggaaaggttcgatgatgaaagcataaaaactccacttgacaacgcatctcctataaaataaacgaatctcgattccctatttcatttcacccgaaacctgctatttatggaaatctgctaaaaatagtaactgccgtaaaaggtagcgtctaaaagtggaaaatcataaaagatagaaacctgtcagaattaggtgttgcactccaacataaatcctaaatgagatagaaaaccgcgagaatcctattcctgataggattcggaaataagagttacgtattaatcaaaatcctaacgagcctagagttcgtaacgggcccagacgcattccgtcatgaaattgatacgcgctaaaagactcgaattaatctcaaactctacggattttaggaatccgaatctgactaaacaaagctgcccagaccctattttcaacacctggctctgggcgccgaaatcttcggcgcccaggcctgggcgctgaaagtacctgggtacgtctcttttcctaattctttgcggattagaactctgcaattctatctttccacgaactcttccctataaataggcccctagtttcgacgtgaaacaacacacaacaacacataacatactctgagtattgactctaaaccccttagcctaagcctctcgctgcgaaactgttcacgcgttctgtcgcaatcgatccataaatcgaacagaacgtatcctgtcccataatcgagatttgttaaataaaaaggagaaatagcaaagtcaaagtggttagttttctgagaaccatgacgcacctctcaagggtgcgtcgtaatgtgtcccttttcgatgatttaactgctttcctcgccatttttatgaactgttaaactaacctaatatgattgttctatcacgcctaacaaatataatatttttgggaaatcggattatcatgctaggtcccttaatgctatttaaatcagataatcacgatcgaattagtattatatgttgcatattgctaaaatcaattcagattagtttaatagttaacgcttgtcccttcaattatttatgctgagctagtaaggatatcctgcctctggagttatcgacgagcgaattactcctctcggtagttacagtcccccgaaccctcaatctctaccttgcgggtgtatattgagagatccccacaccagggatcacaagggaacctacggccgtcgtggtcgaacataattgcactccctttatgtcacgataaccgggttttgtcagtttttctcattgttgttaaaaactgaatggcgactcctatattactagtcaattgggtgtatactcacaggaaatccaattacacttgattgaataaaaataatcgtcacacccacgagggacaaggtcacgaattatcctcgcgctttttcgaccccctcacagtggcgactccactggggatagtgaaggaaatactcgtgcttgtaggtaatcaaaatagccgaagagtgaaacgatcctaccccgcgtttatttccccatcaagttgggacgacctgaaaatcagcatattaatgtgaacgggcagaacatcataacgaatctcggctccctcgggagttgggactaaggatacctttttcgccaataggggggagcatacgccgcgcatgtttcccactcggtacttgtggaggtagtacacctatcccgaacccaatcgctcgcccattaggtccctctcgcctgcatgcccccttggcttgcacttgcgggttggcctcttgggcgaaattcgtctgttgaagacactacctcgaccggggcatgtgttggatctacgatagaagcggtaccaagccaggcgtaaataaactacccatagaagcctatcataaactacgtggcatatttaattttcaaatccatgtttgtaatgtagttatgtgtagcgaaatatgtgattgtgtgtgacaaactatcctagaaaaccaatgaccttaaaaattgcccaaacattcatagactaatttgccaaagagttataccgaaacacgtgttccgcaaacccgaatgatcgccacaaaataagcgacgctcgggatggcctgtaacgaatcccacaaacgctgtcacgcgtaaaggacgttattaggcaagcacgcaaatcgaagtcgcataaacagaaaacgagaaccagccagggacgcattttcaacgcccccggctgggcgccaaaatttctcacgcccactgctgggcgctgaagttgctgcttgactttctggtcaggcgcagcagcctcggtgcccaagaaaaaagaaagtacgtagcacaaaaaatgttcatcaaaagaattgctacgagggcgtaagaaaagcactcgatttcaaaaggcgactcgcgaaaaattaataactctttgtgtcgtcgttaggcctcctacgacggcaatgctcggcaccaaaaccgaacatgctaataactatgaatgtcacacaggcaaatgtttcgaaaatccaaagaatgaccaaaataaaaaaaaaaccccccaaaaaaagtgtaccgacagaagaaagagcgaaaaagtgaaaaaccaatttagagagtcgaagtctagactaagtaatgcctgaaactttgggaacctaaactttagcttatcttatgcctaggactggtcctgccacttggtgccgatcagggaatcaacggctagtgcgtctcgaagatacatcaccaacaccaggtctagcaactccaagctccgtccgtcgtccctcatttcaaggatctccgcttccccaacctcgattcgcacctccaaacatgtccatcgaagatttgcgagaccagatggtccaaatgacccaactcatgggccaactgaaaatggaaaacgaagccttagcggctgcgcaagccaaaaatgacctcgaaaacgagaagaggatcgaaaaaatggtcctacagcaaaccatggggagcaaatacttctccctcgagcctgaacttttttctggcaaattaccaaaaaagttcagttcatctgacttaccaaagttcaaggccacggacaacccccgtggtcatctactgagctttgtgaataccatgaacttgaaaggcgtggacaagtccatgtacctacctgcctttcctttgtccttggaacctgtgccgctcaaatggtactatcaccaggaccctaagctcttccccacatgggaagactttgtcaatgtcttcatcaagcaatactcgtcgaacatggatttctaagtcaccatgcgcgagctggaagttctcttccaaaagaaaaatgagggtttcacaacctactttgctagatggagggaccaggcggcccagctaatcaataggcctcccgaaacagaattggtccaaaaattcattgacaacttagacccggcttacaaacaacaccttaggtacctgggactcgacactttcaaaagggtttatgatgtgggaataaaaatcgaggacgacctcgccaaaaccatacagagcaaacctgcatataagaccaacacctataatcggggtaacacaccccaagcccaagaagtccatgctgtagaagaggctcccgcccgaagataccctgtaagatgggtccgagaccgaaagtttgccccactcgggtcaactttggtacaagcctttgaaagactaaccaatcaaggaaaattgagacctataggccccacccgtgaccctcctgtcaaaaacaaatattgggtcgaaggtacttactgcaaattccatcaaggaaatgggcatgacactgaaaactgctggcatctaaaacatatgatccaggacatgatagaggatgaagtaatacctctccctaacgttggcaaacccaacaacaacaagagcccactcggctcttgtcacatctctctcgaccaaccagagaatttcgaccccacggtgtatattacacctcaaggtgcaccactcgctgtggtacctatggatcgaatcgagggggaagtatgcggtgtgtggaacgatgatgctgaagatatttacctatctcgagtctcgggccaggacctcttcactgaaacttggcccgggaatgctctcattgacaccacccctcaggagcccgaggtcgacaacctcacccgatccggaaggatataccaaccggatattcacccacctcctatggacgacatcccggttaggcaaactcctgagaacgggcggcacgccaccgtcgcggaagtcattgaaaatcctctcctgaaacaactgaaaagaaccaaggctgagattaccatttgggatcttatgtgtacttcaaaggaacatcgcgaaaagcttattcgctcacttgacctcatctcagtacccacagatatcacacctgactcattggttagccatgtcacgagagatgccagagaaaaggccatagttttcactgataatgacttacccaaagaggggggtgctcacaataaagccctttacttagtggttggatgcaaaggacaaaacatccccctagcgctcgtagataatggttcggtggttaatgtctgcccattgcgaaccgcccattgcttggggctaggaagcgatgacttccaaacctcctcacaaggggtacgagcttatgataactcccgaaggcctatGTTgggaaaatcaaccttaccatacaaactgggcctgtggcacgcaccacggagtttcaaataatcgacatcaagcccactttcaacctcctcttggggcgaccttggctccatgacttaggaggtgtggcttcaaccttgcaccaaatggttaaacttaaccataacggggtaatactagaaatccgcgcccctcctctcgacgtcagttgtactatggttggaacggccaaaACTGCAGATgtcctttatgggtttcaaatggaagaagcaatccagttcatcgaagattatgatccagcattcctagacccgcatgcatcccgagtcatccctagaatgctgttggctcaaggttatttcccaggaaccccattgggcataaggaagaaggaatgcacattccatccttttcccgacaaatctactccctttggcttaggttatgaaccaacggaagaagatattgctgaccacctatctaggctacgccttaacaaagccaaacaaaccaccctccttcccccatatcaaaggacccttaacgggatgttttttcgggaaggagaagaataCCCATGcagtgatttccctgaacccttcgttcaggatggcttgctaaaacccggatttgaaattttccatgactgccacaccttggatgaggcaccccacctcaccaagactaaaacagctgaaatattggacaaccaggctctatggacattgtttaacgaatcgagtgTGATGACTACcttagctttacaagatgaaggtttcgatccaacccggttaatttctcctgcatcaacactagaagaggtcgggaacggatgggtgaagacatgtcagtgggtcaacgcaaaaggaataggattcaagatgagtaccggtgaaggaccgaagttttatgagactaaaccccaggcttgagccatatagagcaccattagtaaaaaacgcctagtagttctttagattgacagaaaaaaagaatagagactttagatggtcctaaggccctttagaatatgggtcagttttatttcagtgtgttttccttactttccaaatcaataaaggcgtaatatttgtcctaaaaattttattctaacactaaataaacaccaaatgtacttgcaaaataaaaaaataataataataaaagcggcccactataggcccaacaaacaaagcccactcggttttgaaataatgccatgtgaaccagttcccgaaacccacaaaataaaccacactatcccatcctcaaaaagccaaccatcataagagccaatccatgcaacccaaaatcaaaaagaaatcaaaaatttaaaacaaatgcaaatgttaccaaaaaaataaattcataaaacatagaatccaccaacagcagtttcacatagattccatcataccctccacaaagatcttcataagttccacaccctaactccattttcaaaactgttttgagtcaccaatagaaaaaattaatctggacaaaaatgcgtttcacgctaacagtcaaaaaagcctccaaaatagcctcaaaattaactttaactacgaagcaaaatatcaaggcacaaaaaacgaaatagaaataaacgcaagaacatgtgaagcaaaaatgtcaaaattgaccgcccaagttattttcagcgcccagggctgggcgccgaaatttctgacgccccagcctgggcgttgaaactctctgcctgccaaaagttttccttttttcaaaaagtgcccgtcattttatccgcacacaacggaaaaataacgaacacttggggggtacagtacgtatccaaataggtttaccgacaaattggtcgaattttactcaacctatggaaaacggcagatgaaaataatggcaaatacttcactcatttgaccgattaagtaatatgtttccacttcaggacatatctaccgaaatccggcatactagaacttattctaaagctaagaactacgcgcgacctgattctgaaaagatacgtaggcaatccttaccaaggattctgtccaaataataataaaaaaattatattctttgtgtaaaaaagtgttagacatataaacaaaattgaacgggaactaaaaatacgcctttattaaaatatcataagaaggaaaacaaagtgctaggaataaaaacaaacacaactgaaataaatagagggcacctacaccctagcaaagaactacactactctagttcttccggatcatcaaataaagtcttgaagagagcaatgttcgcaggatccacccccatagtcttatgcgct
This sequence is a window from Spinacia oleracea cultivar Varoflay chromosome 1, BTI_SOV_V1, whole genome shotgun sequence. Protein-coding genes within it:
- the LOC110776127 gene encoding uncharacterized protein At3g28850; its protein translation is MASLEENRGLSTSKPPITSKISLFNRSMTIHTTAANSSKKGYVSSAASAVVDRNAESMKKWYNNTFDSAGSSLKGKVRHLRNMFESQKSINKNSNFSQKIEESAHNHHLARLRPAKSFSTDFKDSWSILDVSTIRFPGTEDRVVVYFTSLRGIRRTREDCDAVRMIFRAYKVFVDERDVSMDAAYRKEVQGLLGEKNVSLPQVFIKGKYVGGVDLIRQWNETGELRKILQALPTRDRRFVCDSCGDVRFLPCSNCSGSRKLFDEDEGVIKRCLECNENGLIRCPECCL